In the Hordeum vulgare subsp. vulgare chromosome 7H, MorexV3_pseudomolecules_assembly, whole genome shotgun sequence genome, one interval contains:
- the LOC123412173 gene encoding 26S proteasome regulatory subunit S10B homolog B-like → MAAIADAARRATAVAKYRASLLAFREHYSLVRAGEENLKKAKKEREITDGHVKAFQCAGQIVGEVLRPVGGERFIVKLRSGPRYLVNCRNKLNKEKLKTGTRVCLDLSTLTIVRVLPREVDPLVFNMLHEDPGNVSFSAVGGLSDQIREIRETIELPLMNPELFLRVGITPPKGVLLYGPPGTGKTLLARAVASNIDANFMKVVSSAVIAKFIGESARIIREMFAYARNHEPCIIFMDEIDALGGRRFSEGTSADREIQRTLMELLNQLDGFDELGKVKIIMATNRPDVLDPALLRPGRMDRKIEIPLPNEQARQEILKIHAAAMAKHGEIDYEAAAKLAEGFNAADMRNVCTEAGMAAIRAERDYAINEDFIKGVRKLTDVKKLESSANYKADFSKE, encoded by the exons ATGGCCGCGATCGCCGACGCCGCCCGCCGCGCCACCGCCGTCGCCAAGTACCGCGCCAGCCTCCTCGCCTTCCGGGAGCACTACTCCCTCGTGCGAGCAG GGGAAGAGAACCTGAAGAAGGCTAAGAAGGAGCGTGAGATAACCGATGGGCATGTCAAGGCGTTTCAGTGCGCTGGACAGATTGTGGGGGAGGTGCTGCGCCCGGTTGGCGGCGAGCGCT TTATTGTCAAGCTTAGGAGTGGTCCTCGATACCTAGTCAACTGTCGCAATAAGTTGAACAAGGAGAAGTTGAAAACAGGCACGCGTGTGTGTCTTGACCTAAGCACGCTTACAATCGTGCGCGTACTTCCGCGTGAG GTGGACCCTTTAGTGTTCAACATGCTTCATGAGGATCCAGGGAATGTCAGCTTCTCTGCTGTTGGAGGGCTATCTGACCAGATCAGGGAAATTAGGGAGACCATCGAACTTCCGCTCATGAACCCTGAACTGTTTCTCCGAGTTGGTATTACGCCACCCAAG GGAGTGCTCCTCTACGGCCCACCTGGAACTGGGAAGACACTGCTGGCTAGGGCTGTTGCAAGTAACATAGATGCCAACTTTATGAAG GTTGTCTCAAGTGCTGTCATTGCTAAGTTTATTGGTGAAAGTGCTCGGATAATAAGGGAAATGTTTGCGTATGCACGTAATCACGAG CCGTGCATCATCTTCATGGATGAAATTGACGCACTTGGGGGAAGAAGATTCAGTGAGGGCACAAGTGCTGATCGTGAGATCCAGAGGACGCTCATGGAACTGCTAAACCAGTTAGATGGGTTTGATGAACTTGGAAAG GTGAAGATAATCATGGCAACGAACCGTCCGGATGTTCTAGACCCTGCTCTCTTACGTCCAGGGCGTATGGATCGCAAGATTGAAATCCCTCTTCCTAACGAACAAGCGAGGCAGGAAATCCTCAAGATCCATGCAGCTGCAATGGCCAAGCATGGCGAAATCGACTACGAAGCTGCTGCCAAGCTAGCAGAG GGATTCAACGCCGCCGACATGCGCAACGTCTGCACAGAAGCTGGCATGGCGGCGATCCGAGCAGAGCGTGACTACGCCATCAACGaagactttatcaag GGGGTGAGGAAGCTCACGGACGTGAAGAAGCTGGAGTCCAGTGCCAACTACAAGGCAGACTTCAGCAAGGAGTAG
- the LOC123409849 gene encoding uncharacterized protein LOC123409849 translates to MDEAVAAGRTLNQEQKEVMRSKPTLAAVIDELERLRAPLAVAVAEEVFVSVPPVPAPAPSASGSDSSVQDLLALVYFGALFDVKPQSDFIATMAAREHERSSCITYDCVGDDTVDLLVEGDLDVVSAVAALAAARPASAVGVSHRDALQACAHHARLWLARADEPIHPGSSVTYAAVRAKLDRIMASDYYTAAAVGGYGAEGVQAQESMAASPEASAVEESGAGEAPKVEEALSLRNHH, encoded by the exons ATGGATGAGGCCGTCGCCGCCGGCAGGACGCTCAACCAGGAGCAGAAGGAGGTGATGCGCTCCAAGCCCACCCTCGCCGCCGTCATCGACGAGCTCGAGCGCCTCCGCGCCccgctcgccgtcgccgtcgccgaggAGGTATTCGTCTCCGTCCcccccgtccccgcccccgccccgtcCGCCTCCGGCTCCGATTCGTCCGTCCAGGACCTCCTGGCGCTCGTCTACTTCGGCGCCCTCTTCGACGTCAAGCCGCAGAGCGACTTCATCGCCACCATGGCCGCGCGCGAGCACGAGCGGAGCAGCTGCATCACCTACGACTGCGTCGGGGACGACACCGTGGACCTGCTCGTGGAGGGCGACCTCGACGTCGTGTCCGCTGTGGCCGCCCTCGCCGCGGCTCGCCCTGCTTCCGCGGTCGGCGTCTCCCACCGCGACGCGCTCCAGGCCTGTGCACACCATGCCCGCTTATGGCTCGCCCGTGCCGACGAGCCCATCCACCCTGGCTCCTCTGTTACTT ATGCTGCGGTGAGGGCTAAGCTGGACAGGATCATGGCATCAGACTACTACACAGCAGCTGCAGTTGGAGGCTATGGAGCTGAAGGTGTGCAGGCACAGGAGAGTATGGCTGCCTCACCAGAGGCATCAGCAGTGGAGGAGAGCGGCGCCGGCGAGGCGCCCAAG GTGGAAGAGGCTCTTTCTCTGAGGAATCATCACTAG
- the LOC123412030 gene encoding uncharacterized protein LOC123412030 yields MAAGHCYGLLDPVSNIIIHAVWYDVIAPPRHNGSKIQPDILGATALRRLEIRSLNGLIAAVRVAKDFSEHKAVQYLRSIRCDLSIMPVMWQSPQKSVRILHHASKAASHPLEEHHMSSLGFLFDPATASYLDYIFKDAGNPLSDAFVTNLHLVCQNILPSSFYGIAPQNTSMPGLPEIAPTRHNLEQKQLFLRGELGELLRLYAIQHPSEPLYKVEMICGVDEHTRLFYSHCYHLNFLAAPQALAPRVLFFAQILKPTSQSKESDGGSFCCPLPYYDANNPFPGRCSMCEVSMSNIIHPSSGAHRT; encoded by the exons ATGGCGGCAGGGCACTGCTATGGCCTATTGGATCCTGTCTCCAACATCATCATCCATGCTGTTTGGTATGACGTCATTGCTCCTCCACGACACAACGGCTCTAAAATTCAGCCTGATATCCTAGGCGCCACTGCTTTGCGCCGTCTAGAGATTAGATCACTCAATGGCCTTATTGCGGCTGTTCGTGTTGCTAAAGATTTTTCAGAGCACAAGGCTGTGCAGTATCTTCGTTCAATACGGTGTGATTTGTCTATCATGCCAGTGATGTGGCAATCACCACAAAAAAGTGTCCGCATATTACATCATGCTAGCAAGGCTGCAAGCCACCCACTGGAAGAGCACCATATGTCCAGTCTTGGCTTCCTGTTTGACCCTGCTACCGCGTCCTACCTGGACTATATCTTTAAAGATGCAGGAAATCCTCTCTCCGATGCCTTCGTCACAAATTTGCACCTAGTGTGCCAAAACATATTACCATCATCATTTTATGGGATTGCTCCACAAAATACTTCTATGCCAGGGTTACCAGAGATTGCACCTACCAGACACAACTTGGAGCAGAAGCAACTTTTTCTTCGTGGAGAGCTTGGGGAACTCCTTCGACTCTACGCCATTCAACATCCATCG GAACCATTATATAAGGTGGAGATGATTTGTGGCGTTGACGAGCATACCAGATTGTTCTATTCACATTGCTATCACCTCAATTTCTTGGCGGCTCCACAGGCCTTGGCGCCACGCGTACTGTTTTTCGCTCAGATTCTGAAGCCAACATCTCAAAGCAAAGAATCTGATGGTGGTTCGTTTTGCTGCCCGCTTCCATATTATGATGCCAACAATCCGTTTCCTG